One genomic region from Oryzias melastigma strain HK-1 linkage group LG19, ASM292280v2, whole genome shotgun sequence encodes:
- the tubd1 gene encoding tubulin delta chain, giving the protein MRFSKLKETTFSAELECSCVLFGPVMSVVTVQLGQCGNQVGQELFDVLCSDALAGQRKTYSTASCERFFHQTAQGELEARAVLIDMEPKAINSSRTKALRGGRWRYGEDSHFSQKQGSGNNWANGFCIHGPHHKDAVEELVRREVERCDRLAGLMTMMSVAGGTGSGVGTYITQCLRDIYPSSFVLNHLTWPFGTGEVILQNYNSVLTLAHLYQLSDAIVVHENDTVHRICSRLLNIKPIAFTDINRVIAHQLGGVLQPALTPDSNGVYSLNPIGELVSALCCHPEYKLLSVSTIPQMPSSSVPYSSFSWTGLLKHLRQMLISNTKMEEGIDWHVRPPPASGRIRSAAGSSFNTSLANLLVLRGKDVYSAETGSFEDATIYTPWLSPAEAFSAWKSPTPFNKYEKSATLVSNSQALLGPLDDIVRKAWNMFASRAYIHQYDAFGISEENFLDSFTALEQVISSYRELQS; this is encoded by the exons ATGCGCTTTTCAAAACTGAAGGAAACTACTTTCTCAGCGGAGCTTGAGTGCAGTTGTGTTCTGTTTGGACCCGTCATGTCCGTGGTGACCGTCCAGCTCGGTCAGTGTGGGAACCAAGTGGGTCAGGAGCTGTTTGACGTGCTCTGCAGCGATGCGCTGGCGGGACAGAGGAAAACGTACAGCACGGCCAGCTGTGAGAGGTTCTTCCATCAAACTGCACAGGGAG AGCTGGAAGCCAGGGCCGTGCTAATTGATATGGAGCCCAAAGCCATCAACTCCAGTAGGACCAAGGCTCTGAGAGGTGGCAGGTGGAGGTATGGAGAAGATTCCCACTTTAGCCAGAAGCAGGGATCTGGAAACAACTGGGCTAATGG ATTTTGCATCCATGGTCCTCATCACAAAGATGCAGTGGAGGAGCTGGTGAGGCGGGAGGTGGAGcgctgtgacagactggcgggTCTCATGACCATGATGAGCGTGGCAGGTGGAACCGGCTCAGGCGTTGGCACCTACATCACTCAGTGCCTCAGAGATATTTACCCATCATCCTTTGTCCTCAACCACCTCACATGGCCGTTTGGGACAGGGGAG GTGATCCTCCAGAATTATAACTCGGTGCTGACGTTGGCTCATCTCTACCAGCTGTCTGACGCCATCGTGGTGCACGAGAACGACACAGTCCACAGGATCTGCAGTCGGCTGCTCAACATCAAACCAATCGCCTTCACTGACATCAACAGAGTCATTGCTCATCAGCTGGGTGGCGTCCTGCAGCCGGCCTTAACCCCTGACTCCAACGGAGTCTACAGCCTGAATCCTATTG GAGAGTTGGTGAGCGCTCTTTGTTGTCACCCGGAGTACAAACTGCTCAGTGTTTCCACCATCCCTCAGATGCCCAGCTCCTCCGTTCCCTACAGCTCCTTCAGCTGGACGGGTCTGCTCAAACACCTCCGACAGATGCTCATCTCCAACACCAAGATGGAGGAAG GCATAGATTGGCATGTGCGTCCACCTCCAGCTTCTGGGCGGATCAGGAGTGCTGCTGGAAGCAGCTTCAACACCTCGCTGGCTAACCTGCTGGTGTTGAGAGGGAAGGACGTCTACAGCGCAGAGACGG GAAGCTTCGAAGATGCAACGATCTACACCCCTTGGCTCTCACCAGCAGAAGCTTTCAGCGCCTGGAAATCCCCCACTCCCTTTAATAAGTATGAGAAGTCCGCCACACTGGTCAGTAACAGTCAGGCTCTGCTCGGACCCTTGGATGACATCGTGAGAAAAGCCTGGAACATGTTTGCCTCCAG GGCTTACATCCATCAGTATGATGCATTTGGGATCTCTGAGGAAAATTTTCTTGACAGCTTTACAGCTCTTGAGCAAGTCATCTCCAGCTACCGTGAACTACAGAGCTag
- the rps6kb1b gene encoding ribosomal protein S6 kinase beta-1 isoform X2: MAGVFDIDLDQPEENVSDDENEEGQHHDFMEQCSGFDFDMDDCEKIEISEDNVNQGTESIRPECFELLRVLGKGGYGKVFQVRKVVGAAAGKIFAMKVLKKAMIVRNAKDTAHTKAERNILEEVKHPFIVDLIYAFQTGGKLYLILEYLSGGELFMQLEREGIFMEDTACFYLAEISMALGHLHQKGIIYRDLKPENIMLNSQGHVKLTDFGLCKESIHDGTVTHTFCGTIEYMAPEILMRSGHNRAVDWWSLGALMYDMLTGAPPFTGENRKKTIDKILKCKLNLPPYLTQEARDLLKRLLKRTASSRLGAGPGDATEVQAHPFFRHINWEDLLARKVEPPFKPVLQSADDVSQFDSKFTSQTPVDSPDDSTLSESANQAFLGFTYVAPSVLDNMKEKFSFEPKIRSPRRIMGSPKTLLSPGWTRSPLLPGGGRSVLQSPLEHAMELSTPEQMDVTSSSEASAPLPILQPGGVNLAHMKQQAFPVAAKRPDHLRMNL, encoded by the exons ATGGCTGGAGTGTTTGACATAGACTTGGACCAACCGGAGGAGAATGTCTCCGACGATGAAAACGAGGAg ggTCAGCATCATGACTTTATGGAGCAGTGCAGTGGATTTGACTT TGACATGGACGACTGTGAGAAGATCGAAATCTCCGAGGACAATGTCAACCAGGGAACGGAGAGCATCAGACCGGAGTGCTTCGAGCTGCTGCGGGTTCTGGGGAAGGGTGGATACGGAAAG GTTTTCCAAGTTCGTAAAGTTGTTGGAGCTGCAGCTGGCAAAATATTTGcaatgaaagttttaaaaaag GCGATGATTGTACGCAACGCGAAGGACACAGCCCATACCAAGGCAGAGAGGAACATCCTGGAGGAAGTGAAGCATCCCTTCATCGTCGACCTCATCTATGCCTTCCAGACTGGAGGGAAGCTGTACCTCATCTTGGAGTACCTGAGCG GAGGAGAGCTCTTCATGCAGCTGGAGAGAGAGGGCATCTTCATGGAGGACACCGCCTG TTTTTACTTGGCTGAGATTTCCATGGCTCTGGGTCACCTGCACCAAAAGGGCATCATCTACAGAGACCTAAAACCAGAGAACATCATGCTCAACAGCCAAG GACACGTGAAATTAACAGACTTCGGTTTGTGTAAAGAGTCCATCCATGATGGGACAGTGACACACACCTTCTGCGGCACCATCGAGTACAT GGCTCCTGAGATCCTGATGAGAAGTGGACACAACAGAGCGGTGGACTGGTGGAGTCTGGGCGCTCTGATGTACGACATGCTCACAGGAGCG CCGCCGTTCACAGGAGAGAACCGAAAAAAGACCATTGATAAAATCCTGAAGTGTAAGCTCAACCTGCCACCCTACCTCACACAGGAAGCCCGAGACCTCCTCAAACGG TTGCTAAAGAGAACTGCTTCATCACGGCTGGGGGCGGGGCCTGGAGATGCCACAGAAGTGCAG GCTCATCCTTTTTTCCGACACATCAACTGGGAGGATTTGCTTGCTCGGAAAGTGGAGCCTCCCTTCAAGCCGGTGCTG CAATCAGCAGATGATGTGAGCCAGTTTGACTCAAAGTTCACCAGCCAAACACCAGTCGACAgcccagatgactccaccctcAGTGAGAGTGCCAATCAAGCCTTCTTG GGTTTCACATATGTCGCTCCATCAGTTTTAGATAACATGAAGGAGAAGTTTTCCTTTGAACCAAAGATCCGCTCGCCTCGGCGGATCATGGGCAGTCCAAAAACCCTTCTCAG CCCCGGCTGGACCCGTAGCCCTCTTCTTCCCGGCGGAGGACGGAGCGTCCTGCAGTCTCCTCTGGAGCACGCCATGGAGCTGTCCACCCCGGAGCAGATGGACGTCACCAGCAGCTCCGAGGCCTCAGCCCCCCTCCCCATCCTCCAGCCTGGTGGGGTCAATCTCGCCCACATGAAGCAGCAAGCCTTCCCCGTCGCAGCCAAACGGCCAGACCATCTACGTATGAACCTATGA
- the rps6kb1b gene encoding ribosomal protein S6 kinase beta-1 isoform X1, translated as MAGVFDIDLDQPEENVSDDENEEGQHHDFMEQCSGFDFLCHGSDMDDCEKIEISEDNVNQGTESIRPECFELLRVLGKGGYGKVFQVRKVVGAAAGKIFAMKVLKKAMIVRNAKDTAHTKAERNILEEVKHPFIVDLIYAFQTGGKLYLILEYLSGGELFMQLEREGIFMEDTACFYLAEISMALGHLHQKGIIYRDLKPENIMLNSQGHVKLTDFGLCKESIHDGTVTHTFCGTIEYMAPEILMRSGHNRAVDWWSLGALMYDMLTGAPPFTGENRKKTIDKILKCKLNLPPYLTQEARDLLKRLLKRTASSRLGAGPGDATEVQAHPFFRHINWEDLLARKVEPPFKPVLQSADDVSQFDSKFTSQTPVDSPDDSTLSESANQAFLGFTYVAPSVLDNMKEKFSFEPKIRSPRRIMGSPKTLLSPGWTRSPLLPGGGRSVLQSPLEHAMELSTPEQMDVTSSSEASAPLPILQPGGVNLAHMKQQAFPVAAKRPDHLRMNL; from the exons ATGGCTGGAGTGTTTGACATAGACTTGGACCAACCGGAGGAGAATGTCTCCGACGATGAAAACGAGGAg ggTCAGCATCATGACTTTATGGAGCAGTGCAGTGGATTTGACTT CTTGTGTCACGGCAGTGACATGGACGACTGTGAGAAGATCGAAATCTCCGAGGACAATGTCAACCAGGGAACGGAGAGCATCAGACCGGAGTGCTTCGAGCTGCTGCGGGTTCTGGGGAAGGGTGGATACGGAAAG GTTTTCCAAGTTCGTAAAGTTGTTGGAGCTGCAGCTGGCAAAATATTTGcaatgaaagttttaaaaaag GCGATGATTGTACGCAACGCGAAGGACACAGCCCATACCAAGGCAGAGAGGAACATCCTGGAGGAAGTGAAGCATCCCTTCATCGTCGACCTCATCTATGCCTTCCAGACTGGAGGGAAGCTGTACCTCATCTTGGAGTACCTGAGCG GAGGAGAGCTCTTCATGCAGCTGGAGAGAGAGGGCATCTTCATGGAGGACACCGCCTG TTTTTACTTGGCTGAGATTTCCATGGCTCTGGGTCACCTGCACCAAAAGGGCATCATCTACAGAGACCTAAAACCAGAGAACATCATGCTCAACAGCCAAG GACACGTGAAATTAACAGACTTCGGTTTGTGTAAAGAGTCCATCCATGATGGGACAGTGACACACACCTTCTGCGGCACCATCGAGTACAT GGCTCCTGAGATCCTGATGAGAAGTGGACACAACAGAGCGGTGGACTGGTGGAGTCTGGGCGCTCTGATGTACGACATGCTCACAGGAGCG CCGCCGTTCACAGGAGAGAACCGAAAAAAGACCATTGATAAAATCCTGAAGTGTAAGCTCAACCTGCCACCCTACCTCACACAGGAAGCCCGAGACCTCCTCAAACGG TTGCTAAAGAGAACTGCTTCATCACGGCTGGGGGCGGGGCCTGGAGATGCCACAGAAGTGCAG GCTCATCCTTTTTTCCGACACATCAACTGGGAGGATTTGCTTGCTCGGAAAGTGGAGCCTCCCTTCAAGCCGGTGCTG CAATCAGCAGATGATGTGAGCCAGTTTGACTCAAAGTTCACCAGCCAAACACCAGTCGACAgcccagatgactccaccctcAGTGAGAGTGCCAATCAAGCCTTCTTG GGTTTCACATATGTCGCTCCATCAGTTTTAGATAACATGAAGGAGAAGTTTTCCTTTGAACCAAAGATCCGCTCGCCTCGGCGGATCATGGGCAGTCCAAAAACCCTTCTCAG CCCCGGCTGGACCCGTAGCCCTCTTCTTCCCGGCGGAGGACGGAGCGTCCTGCAGTCTCCTCTGGAGCACGCCATGGAGCTGTCCACCCCGGAGCAGATGGACGTCACCAGCAGCTCCGAGGCCTCAGCCCCCCTCCCCATCCTCCAGCCTGGTGGGGTCAATCTCGCCCACATGAAGCAGCAAGCCTTCCCCGTCGCAGCCAAACGGCCAGACCATCTACGTATGAACCTATGA
- the slc33a1 gene encoding acetyl-coenzyme A transporter 1 — protein sequence MESSDLNRRKNGRQRKLADGHSPQENMTDMRGEMSTSEPEVEEEAEGLIRVADSEDRRRHRPPTGIRGELGNVLLLLFLYVLQGIPLGLAGSIPLILQSKNVSYKDQAFFSFVFWPFSLKLFWAPLVDALYFSRFGRRKSWLVPTQYLLGFFMLYLSFTVNSLLQSEKGPNVVALTAVFFMLAFLAATQDIAVDGWALTMLSRENVGYASTCNSVGQTAGYFLGNVLFLALESADFCNKYLRIEPKETGIVTLSDFLFFWGVVFMVSTTLVAIFKRENGHGKGKRRVPEETQGVMETYKLLFTIVKMPTVFTFCMLLLTAKMGFSAADAVTGLKLVEEGVPKEQLALLAVPMVPLQILLPLVISKYTAGPRPLDIFYKAYPFRLLIGLEYALLVWWTPSVKQDGGFPVYYYAVVLLSYAVHQVALYSMYVACMAFHAKVSDPLIGGTYMTLLNTVTNLGGNWPSTLALWLVDPLTSKECRGAAAQSCGSAAEAELCVKEGGACVTTLDGYYVESLVCVVIGLAWWLWLGKKMKQLQERSPAAWRCRVNQ from the exons ATGGAGTCCTCGGATTTAAACAGGCGGAAGAACGGACGGCAGAGGAAGCTGGCAGACGGTCACTCGCCACAAGAAAACATGACGGACATGAGAGGAGAGATGAGCACCTCTGAGccagaggtggaggaggaggcggagggtCTTATCAGGGTTGCGGATTCTGAGGACAGGAGGCGTCACAGGCCCCCAACCGGGATCCGTGGCGAGCTGGGGAATGTGCTGCTCCTTCTGTTCCTCTATGTGCTGCAGGGGATTCCCCTCGGACTGGCTGGCAGCATCCCTCTGATCCTACAGAGTAAAAATGTCAGCTACAAAGACCAAGCCTTCTTCAGTTTTGTCTTCTGGCCTTTTAGCCTGAAGCTTTTCTGGGCACCGCTTGTGGATGCTCTGTACTTCAGCAGGTTTGGTAGAAG gaAGTCGTGGCTGGTGCCTACACAGTACCTGCTGGGCTTCTTCATGCTCTACCTTTCATTTACGGTCAATTCTCTGCTCCAGAGTGAGAAAGGACCAAATGTGGTCGCCCTCACTGCAGTCTTCTTCATGCTTGCCTTCTTAGCAGCCACACAG GATATAGCCGTGGATGGTTGGGCTCTCACCATGTTATCCAGAGAAAACGTGGGGTACGCATCGACGTGCAACTCCGTCGGCCAAACAGCCGGGTACTTTCTTGGGAATGTCCTCTTTCTGGCTTTGGAGTCTGCAGACTTTTGCAACAAATACCTCAGAATAGAACCCAAAGAGACGGGCATCGTCACCTTGTCAG attttttatttttttggggagTGGTGTTCATGGTTTCCACCACTTTGGTAGCAATCTTCAAGAGGGAAAACGGACACGGCAAAGGGAAGAGGAGAGTCCCAGAAGAGACGCAGGGCGTCATGGAGACGTACAAGTTACTGTTCACTATTGTGAAGATGCCCACAGTCTTCACCTTTTGCATGCTGCTGCTCACAGCTAAG ATGGGGTTCTCTGCAGCCGATGCAGTCACGGGTCTAAAGCTGGTGGAGGAAGGAGTCCCCAAGGAGCAGCTGGCCCTGTTGGCTGTGCCCATGGTGCCTTTACAGATCCTCTTACCCCTGGTCATCAGCAAATACACAGCGGGGCCCCGTCCTTTGGACATTTTCTACAAAGCGTATCCTTTTAG GTTACTCATAGGACTGGAGTATGCTCTGCTGGTGTGGTGGACCCCGAGTGTGAAACAGGACGGAGGATTCCCGGTTTATTACTATGCCGTGGTGCTCCTCAGCTACGCAGTACATCAG GTGGCGTTATACAGCATGTATGTGGCCTGCATGGCTTTTCACGCCAAAGTGAGCGACCCCCTCATAGGCGGGACCTACATGACTCTTCTGAACACAGTCACCAACCTGGGAGGAAACTGGCCCTCCACCCTGGCGCTGTGGCTGGTGGATCCGCTGACCTCCAAAGAGTGCCGGGGAGCCGCTGCACAGAGCTGCGGCTCTGCAGCGGAAGCTGAG CTGTGCGTGAAGGAAGGGGGCGCCTGTGTGACGACGCTTGACGGCTACTACGTGGAGTCCCTGGTGTGCGTGGTGATCGGCCTAGCCTGGTGGCTCTGGTTAGGGAAGAAGatgaagcagctgcaggagcGAAGCCCTGCGGCGTGGAGGTGCCGGGTGAATCAGTGA